Proteins encoded together in one Salvelinus fontinalis isolate EN_2023a chromosome 6, ASM2944872v1, whole genome shotgun sequence window:
- the LOC129856773 gene encoding basic helix-loop-helix transcription factor scleraxis-like translates to MSFTMVRTAPPSRFLFSDISMMSEDEDEENGGSESSGSDSQKSSFRLNGGSNGFQIKVGSRKRKFCGVAGRLAGPPMVAGAPVVEVRQRNVANARERDRTNSVNTAFTALRTLIPTEPADRKLSKIETLRLASSYISHLGNVLLVGEACGDGQPCHTSTPPFHHHTLHSLSPSPGRGSENQPKHICTFCLSKQRKMVSATGGAELLYD, encoded by the coding sequence ATGTCTTTTACAATGGTGCGTACGGCTCCCCCAAGCCGCTTCCTTTTCTCCGACATAAGCATGATGTCAGAGGACGAGGACGAGGAGAACGGCGGCAGCGAGAGCTCGGGCTCCGACTCACAGAAGTCCTCCTTCCGTCTCAATGGCGGCTCCAACGGGTTTCAGATCAAGGTGGGAAGCAGGAAGAGGAAGTTCTGCGGAGTTGCCGGGAGGCTGGCGGGGCCCCCGATGGTGGCAGGGGCCCCGGTGGTGGAGGTGCGGCAGCGGAACGTGGCAAACGCTCGAGAGAGGGACCGCACCAACAGCGTGAACACGGCCTTCACTGCCCTGAGGACCCTCATCCCCACCGAGCCAGCCGACAGGAAGCTGTCCAAGATCGAGACTCTGCGGCTGGCGTCCAGCTACATCTCCCACCTGGGTAATGTGCTGCTGGTGGGCGAGGCGTGTGGGGATGGGCAGCCGTGCCACACATCCACACCCCCATTCCACCACCACACCCTCCACAGTCTCAGCCCCTCGCCCGGCCGGGGCTCAGAGAACCAGCCCAAACACATCTGTACTTTCTGCCTCAGCAAGCAGAGGAAAATGGTGAGTGCCACTGGAGGGGCAGAGCTACTGTATGACTGA